Proteins from a genomic interval of Phenylobacterium sp. LH3H17:
- a CDS encoding MBL fold metallo-hydrolase: protein MSGTLEFTIMGCGSSGGVPRADGDWGACDPADPRNRRRRCSLLVRRRGERAEDETTLVVDTSPDLVWQTSDAGAKRLDGVLLTHDHADQTHGIDDVRAFAIRQRARIACHVDAPTAASMRRRFGYIFEGEAAYQAIAELHEIPHHGEAWAVHGPSGAIPVVTFDQDHGAVRSVGYRFGDVAYSSDVVDLDGAALEALAGLDVWIVDALRWRPHPTHAHVERTLEWIERLRPRRAILTNMHIDLDYAALAAQLPPGVEPAFDGLRFEHELNGHYR from the coding sequence ATGAGCGGCACTCTTGAGTTCACCATCATGGGCTGCGGCTCCTCGGGCGGGGTCCCCCGCGCCGACGGCGACTGGGGCGCCTGCGATCCGGCCGACCCGCGGAACCGCCGCCGCCGCTGCTCGCTGCTGGTCCGGCGCAGGGGGGAGCGGGCCGAGGATGAGACCACCCTGGTTGTCGACACCTCGCCCGATCTGGTGTGGCAGACCTCAGATGCGGGGGCCAAGCGCCTCGACGGCGTGCTCCTGACTCACGACCACGCCGACCAGACCCACGGCATCGACGACGTCCGCGCCTTCGCCATCCGTCAGCGGGCGCGGATCGCCTGCCACGTGGACGCGCCCACGGCCGCCAGCATGCGGCGGCGGTTCGGCTACATCTTCGAGGGGGAGGCGGCCTATCAGGCCATCGCCGAGCTACACGAGATCCCGCATCACGGTGAGGCATGGGCGGTTCACGGGCCGTCGGGCGCCATTCCGGTCGTGACCTTCGACCAGGACCACGGCGCGGTGAGGTCTGTGGGCTACCGCTTTGGCGACGTGGCCTATTCCAGCGACGTGGTCGATCTGGACGGAGCGGCGCTCGAGGCGCTGGCCGGTCTCGACGTCTGGATCGTCGACGCCCTGCGCTGGCGGCCGCACCCGACCCACGCCCACGTCGAGCGGACTCTGGAGTGGATCGAGCGGCTGAGGCCGCGCCGGGCGATCCTCACCAACATGCATATCGATCTCGACTACGCCGCCCTGGCCGCGCAGCTCCCGCCAGGGGTCGAGCCCGCCTTCGACGGCCTGAGGTTCGAACATGAACTGAACGGCCATTATCGATGA
- the tmk gene encoding dTMP kinase has product MARGRFITFEGGEGAGKSTQVRRLVERLRVAGHDVVATREPGGSTGAEAIRDLVLKGSADRWSPVTETLLMYAARRDHIERAIAPALERGAWVVCDRFFDSTRAYQGGAGGVAPGLIAALENHVVADVRPDLTLIFDLPVAVGLARAETHAAAAGHAETRFESKGAAFHERLRAAFQAIAAAEPDRCALIDAADTIEGVEAQVWAAVADRLAIHG; this is encoded by the coding sequence GTGGCACGTGGTCGGTTCATCACCTTCGAAGGCGGCGAGGGCGCCGGGAAATCGACCCAGGTCAGGCGCCTGGTCGAGCGCCTGCGCGTGGCCGGCCACGATGTGGTCGCCACCCGCGAGCCCGGGGGCTCCACGGGCGCGGAGGCGATCCGCGACCTGGTCCTGAAGGGATCCGCCGACCGCTGGAGCCCGGTCACCGAGACCCTGCTGATGTACGCCGCGCGGCGCGACCACATTGAGCGCGCCATCGCGCCCGCCTTGGAGCGGGGCGCCTGGGTGGTCTGCGACCGCTTCTTCGACTCCACCCGGGCCTATCAGGGCGGGGCGGGCGGCGTCGCGCCCGGCCTGATCGCAGCGTTGGAGAACCACGTGGTCGCCGACGTGCGGCCCGACCTGACCCTGATCTTCGACCTGCCGGTGGCCGTAGGCCTGGCCCGGGCCGAAACCCACGCTGCCGCCGCCGGTCACGCCGAGACCCGGTTCGAGTCAAAGGGCGCGGCCTTCCACGAACGCCTGCGCGCCGCCTTCCAGGCCATAGCCGCGGCCGAGCCGGACCGCTGCGCCCTGATCGACGCGGCCGACACCATCGAAGGGGTCGAGGCCCAGGTCTGGGCGGCGGTCGCCGATCGGCTGGCCATCCATGGCTGA
- a CDS encoding TatD family hydrolase: protein MLIDSHVNLHAPQFDEDREAVIARARAAGIGLMVNICDKIPNFPKVRALADQPDIWCTVGAHPHEAKDHTDLTTAQLVALAADPRVVGIGETGLDFHYDLSPREIQADVFRQHIAAARETGLPLVVHTREADAVMGDMLEEAYGRAPFRLLMHCYTSGAELAARMAAIGAWFSVSGIATFKAAEDVREIIADMPADRIIVETDCPYLAPVPHRGRRNEPAYLAPIVHKLAEIRGWTPEAAERRTEDAFFDLFDRIPRP from the coding sequence ATGCTGATCGACAGCCACGTCAATCTCCACGCGCCGCAATTCGACGAGGATCGCGAGGCGGTGATCGCCCGCGCCCGGGCCGCCGGGATCGGGCTGATGGTCAATATCTGCGACAAGATCCCCAACTTTCCCAAGGTGCGGGCGCTGGCCGACCAGCCCGACATCTGGTGCACCGTGGGGGCGCATCCGCATGAGGCCAAGGACCATACTGACCTGACCACGGCCCAGCTGGTGGCCCTCGCGGCCGACCCGCGCGTGGTGGGGATCGGCGAGACGGGGCTGGATTTTCACTACGACCTCAGCCCGCGCGAGATCCAGGCCGACGTATTCCGCCAGCACATCGCCGCGGCCCGAGAGACCGGCCTGCCGCTGGTGGTCCACACCCGCGAGGCCGACGCGGTCATGGGCGACATGCTGGAAGAGGCGTATGGCCGCGCGCCGTTCAGGCTCCTGATGCACTGCTACACCTCCGGGGCGGAACTGGCGGCGCGGATGGCGGCGATCGGGGCCTGGTTTTCGGTCTCCGGCATCGCCACGTTCAAGGCAGCCGAGGACGTCCGCGAAATCATCGCCGACATGCCGGCCGACAGGATCATCGTGGAGACCGACTGCCCCTATCTGGCCCCGGTCCCGCATCGCGGCCGGCGCAACGAGCCGGCCTATCTGGCGCCCATCGTTCACAAGCTGGCTGAGATCCGCGGCTGGACGCCGGAGGCGGCCGAGCGCCGCACCGAGGACGCCTTCTTCGACCTGTTCGACCGGATTCCGCGGCCATGA
- a CDS encoding phosphoribosylglycinamide formyltransferase translates to MINTPLRLGFLASRNGSSLRAIVAAIEAGTLAGEARLAVSNNRAAQALEFARAHGVPTQVITTQTDPDAADAQLCAALQAAGVELVVLSGYLRRLGPRTLGAYRNRVLNIHPGPLPRFGGEGMYGRRVHEAVIAAGAAQSGVTIHLVDEIYDNGPLIAARAVPLAPDETVDSLEARITELEPRFFVDTLRRVASGQLVLPD, encoded by the coding sequence ATGATAAATACGCCACTTAGGCTGGGATTCTTGGCGTCGAGAAACGGCTCTAGTCTGAGGGCAATCGTGGCCGCCATCGAGGCCGGGACCCTGGCCGGCGAGGCGCGCCTGGCGGTCAGCAACAACCGCGCGGCCCAAGCCCTGGAGTTCGCCCGGGCGCACGGCGTCCCGACGCAGGTCATCACCACTCAAACCGATCCGGACGCTGCGGACGCGCAGCTTTGCGCGGCGCTGCAGGCGGCCGGGGTCGAGCTGGTGGTGCTGTCGGGTTATCTGCGCCGGCTGGGCCCGCGCACGCTAGGCGCCTATCGCAACCGGGTCCTGAACATTCATCCCGGCCCGCTGCCGCGCTTCGGCGGGGAGGGGATGTATGGCCGCCGAGTGCATGAGGCGGTGATCGCCGCCGGCGCGGCGCAGAGCGGCGTCACCATCCACCTGGTCGACGAGATCTATGACAACGGCCCGTTGATCGCCGCCCGCGCCGTTCCCCTGGCGCCCGACGAAACCGTCGACAGCCTGGAGGCCCGGATCACGGAACTGGAGCCGCGTTTCTTCGTCGACACCCTGCGGCGCGTGGCCAGCGGCCAGCTGGTCCTTCCCGACTAG
- a CDS encoding DNA polymerase III subunit delta' has product MAEDHPRLTFTLQGHEIAETAFEDARERGRLHHAWLLTGPEGVGKATFAYRAARRLLGAPPEPSYGILGASPDHPVSRQIIAHSHPDILVLERIGEDGKPRKVIPVDEARKLSEFFSKSPATSPHRVAIIDAADDLNVNAANAVLKTLEEPPSRGILLLVSHSPGRLLPTIRSRCRRLAFHALPEADVASFVQARTEANAEDAIRVSRMAGGAPGRAVALYAAGAVAIDDAAREILLNLPKVDEGMALALADRFRGGEGAQQFALLIERLAERVHGQLRRQAAEGFGGLDRWAAAWETLQRLPREVEAVNLDRADAFFSALTELRDAARA; this is encoded by the coding sequence ATGGCTGAGGACCATCCCCGGCTGACCTTCACCCTGCAGGGCCACGAGATCGCCGAGACGGCCTTCGAGGACGCCCGCGAGCGGGGTCGACTGCACCACGCCTGGCTGCTGACCGGGCCGGAAGGGGTGGGCAAGGCGACCTTCGCCTATCGCGCGGCCCGCCGACTGCTGGGCGCGCCGCCCGAGCCGAGCTACGGGATCCTCGGCGCCTCGCCCGACCATCCGGTCAGCCGCCAGATCATCGCCCACTCCCATCCCGATATCCTGGTGCTGGAGCGGATCGGCGAAGACGGCAAGCCGCGCAAAGTCATCCCGGTCGACGAAGCGCGCAAGCTCTCGGAGTTCTTCTCCAAGTCGCCGGCCACCTCGCCGCACAGGGTGGCGATCATCGACGCCGCCGACGACCTGAACGTCAACGCCGCCAACGCCGTGCTGAAGACACTGGAAGAGCCGCCGTCGCGCGGCATCCTGTTGCTGGTCTCCCATTCGCCCGGGCGGCTGCTGCCCACCATCCGCTCGCGGTGCCGACGGCTCGCCTTCCACGCCCTGCCGGAGGCCGACGTGGCGTCCTTCGTCCAGGCGCGGACCGAAGCCAACGCCGAGGACGCCATCCGGGTGTCGCGGATGGCGGGTGGCGCGCCCGGCCGGGCGGTGGCCCTCTATGCGGCGGGCGCGGTGGCCATTGATGACGCGGCGCGCGAGATCCTGCTCAACCTGCCCAAGGTCGACGAGGGCATGGCGCTCGCGCTCGCCGACCGGTTCCGCGGCGGGGAGGGGGCCCAGCAGTTCGCCCTGCTGATTGAGCGCCTGGCCGAGCGGGTGCACGGCCAATTGCGGCGCCAGGCGGCCGAGGGCTTCGGCGGCCTTGATCGCTGGGCCGCGGCGTGGGAGACGCTGCAGCGCCTTCCGCGCGAGGTGGAGGCGGTCAATCTCGACCGCGCGGACGCCTTCTTCTCCGCCCTAACCGAACTGCGCGACGCCGCCCGCGCCTGA